In Rosa rugosa chromosome 4, drRosRugo1.1, whole genome shotgun sequence, the genomic stretch TGGTTTAAAATCAATTTAACTcactttattttatgttatgtagattGCAATATATTAGGACATCCTATCACTAAAATTCTTAATGAGAATCGTTTTGAGAGCCCAAACTTCAATGAGTGGCTCCGCAATTTGagaattgtattgacattcgataagatcaCTTATGTTTAacaaaatgcacctcctcacactccTTTGGCTGAAAATGTAAgcgatgagcaacgtgttgcttatcaaaagctCAAGGATGATGACACTTAAGCTAGATGTGTTATGCTTGGTTCCgtgaactcacaacttcataAGCAACATGAGAACATGGATAACGTCGTTGCTATATTGCtccatctcactgaattgtttggtgagagaaatagaaatgtgtgCTTCACCTTTGCTGGGCATAGTGGATTTCTGGTGATTGATGAACCACTATTCTATTACAAATGCATCCCCATAGTGGTTGAGACAATTTCACTAGTCAAAGTTGCTATTCTCTTTTGGCATTTGCTGTTGGAAGAAAGCCAAACCTTCCAATTCTGACCCTTCATGCTAGACATTCTGATTTCTAAGACTCTACCCTCATAAGCTCCACAACAAGTAAATGAACTATCGTCTATCATGATCTGTTTTATGCCTTCTTGTTTGTGACTGAATAACTGAAAGGATAATATCCAGGatgaacaaaaacaaataaattgaaATGCCAGTTTGAACTCATTGTGGAAAATCATCACTTCCATTCGTTTGTACCAGAGTTTTCCTTCCTTTATGTCTCATCTCATGTATACGCATACTTTCGAACAAAATAAGATAATTCATCAGTTCATTCATTGTGCatgtaaattttattttctctaaatCTCGCTTCGAAGGCAGCACAACCACTGCTCCAACACCCTTACTCATATATCGGGAGCGGACACATGACATCATTATTGGCCTAGCTGCATAGGATGAGCAACTCTGTTTATGAGATTATCAACCAGTCTTTATAGAAATCAGTTGGGACATTAGGATGAATGACCAATATAATTATAGAAttataagtatttttttttttggaatgtaTAGTATTATAAGTATGACAatataacaataataaaaaacTCAGTTGTGATACCAAATTCGAGGCGTATCGTTGTTATTAAGGCCGGTTTTCAAGACGTGCAAACATGTGTAACCGCAttgggccaaaaaaaaaaaaaaaaacagtatacATCATATAATATTAGCCACTTAACATGTACGGATTTTGTCTTTATAAAATGGGGGCGGATCCGTGGCATCATAAATTATAGTTAAAATTATACTTTAAATCTCATCCATTaaacttaataacaattaacGGTTGAGATCAATCGTAAGAAAAAATCATtatctattatttttcttttctttttaattaattaatcaaatctatttattatgacataataaaaatcaataattgCTATTCTGATTTGGAATACAATTAAGGAATCAAATCTTTCAATTGTTTTCCTATTGAAAGATTTGATTCCTTAATTGTTACATGCTTTAAACTGAAaaaggacccaaaaaaaaaaaaaaaactatccatGAATTAATAGATTCATGTGAATGTTATGTTAGCAGAACAACTAAGTATACTTTATAGACTTGAATTGTGTTAGAGACAACTTGGTATACTTTGTTGAGGACTAACGCAGTTTAATGTTCTTGTAGGGATGGTTAAGATCTTTGGAAGTGACCAAAGTTGCTTGGAGAGTCtagtgattgattttggagctgcaTCACTATTTAACTTTTGAAGTTGAAGATCAAGTGGTTGTGAAATTGTTAGCATgaactaggtttttttttttccatctctatctctctctctatgacTTTGTATGACTtggtgagcaatttcaattgattTTGACTTTGCATGACTTGAGTATGATGATACGACCAATATGTGCACATAATGCTTTCTTTATGGGTTTACAAAGGAAACAAGGTGAAAAAGTTGGTAATTGAAGTATAATTGGTGTATTTTGTTCAATTGGATTATACCATGGAGAGAGACAACGTTGAAGAAGAGGAAAGGATTCCTCTCAAGATtgtcttttcttattttttttttaattaatgagTTTTAGTTATGATTAAATTAATTCAAtgacagagaaaaaaaatgaaaaatgaaaaattcaaatttaatatCATCCATTGATAGTCTTTAATTCTAATGGTTGATAATTGAAGTATAATTTGTGATGCCAAGGATCCGCCcctttataaaataaaaaataaaaaactgaaaactatGTTTATATAGAAGTATCACACTCCTATATTTGAGGAAATTTCTCCATGTTTTGTGGAAGaagttgtaatttttaattaatttactaTTGTATCTTGAttacaaatttttatttatttataaaataGCATATTATTATGTGAAGGTGTTTAGGGAAGTTCAAAAATAGTTTATTGAATTATTATTGTGCCCTCACATATAAATAGTTTAGGGATGTTAAGGGTCTATTTGTTCATAAACCAATCATGGTTATCAACAAACTCGGCACTGTGTTGTCCATTATTGAAGTCCcctgaaaacccaaaaaaaaaaaaaaatagcgtgATCGAACAACTTCAAAATCAAAGTGGTGAGTTTGAATTGaggatgaaaaaagaaaaacacaattcTTGATGTGGGTTAGTAAAATCAGAATGCTTATACTCAAAAACATGAATGTTAAGCTAAAATCTTCAAGGGTTAATTGTTAGAATAAGACTAGGAAACCACATTCTTAAGGAAATTGAATTCAAAATAGTTTAGGGATGTTAAGGGGCTATTTATTCATAAACCAGTCATGGTCATCATCAAACTCGTTATTGTGTTGTCCATTATCTAAATCTcttgaaaacccaaaaaaatgaaaataatgaaaaacTTTTGAATCAAAACGGTGAAATTGAATTgaggatgaaaaaaaaaaaccaaatcttgATGTGGGTTAGGAAAATTAGAATGTTTATAATCAAGAACACGAATGTTAAGCTAAAATCTTGAAAGCAGTGTTTGGATAAGGGAGTGTTTGGGGGGAGATGACATTTCGCTGGGATTCTAAAATCCCATGTCACGTGTCCCTTGTTTGGCAAAAAACTACAGAGGGATATGAATGACCAAGGATTTTGAGGGAGGGATATTTCGAGGGACCTTTATTAAGGAGAATCCCTTTTCTTAGTTCCACCTAAAGAGGCGTTACTTTGAAATTCCAAAAGCTATCGGGACGAGCTTGATTTCTCGCGAATTTCTCTCCTTGAATCGTTGATTCCCAAGTTTGTTCTACATTCTGGGCTTGTGTTTATCTTTGTAATATAGGATTCTATGGTTGAGTTTTGCGTTTTTCGATCTCCAATTTGGGCGATCTATGGTTATGTGTTTATTATACTTGATAGTTCTTTAATTTCTTCCTATGCTTTTGTTTATCAAATTTGATGTGATTGGGTTGCTAACTTGTATTTGTTtttgggttatgagacttgttCTGGGTTTTATGGGTTGTGTTTGAGGTTAGAGATGGTGATATTAGTAGGGTTCGTGTGTATTGCCATTGATCAAAACAGAGGTTTTCTGGGAATATAGGTTTGTGTATAAACGAAAATAGGTTGTAGGTTTCTCTCTATGATGTTCAATATTGCGATACAAACATCGAACCAACATATAtaataggggccgtgaccacttacccaatttcagcttaaaaattgccaaCTTACTCcattaagagttttttaaccccatttacccaatctaacatctactaacagttttgcccctattaattaactctctcctctcctcccagactctctctctctaccatGGCTGCTCCGGCGCCCCACCTCCGGCTTCGGGCCAACACCTCCATCAAGTCTCCACCGCCATCAGAAACGATCTCAACCGTCATGGGTCCCCCAAGCTAGCCCCAAGATCGAAGCACTGCATCCGGATTCGAATTGAACCTCCGAGTGCCGCCGTCACCCAAACCACCGATCCAACGATCCAAGGCCCATTGCCACAACTCAGCCCCAACGCCGATCCGACTCCGATCCCAGCCCAATTCGACTCCGCTCCCCTTACACAACCACGCCCCGACCACTACTACACCGGCCTCACACtccggtgggtgcccagagttttttttttttttggtatattgtgagctccgagaatggggaaggaaaaaaagaaaaaaaaagtgaatcaATTGTGtttgtagtgtattcattttggttttgggtgtttatgcaattcacttgagggcaataatatgattattggagggtaataatatgattattgggggaaataatataattattaggcggcaataatatgattattgaggggcaataatatggttaccgggtattattagggggcaataaattcagaagccggaatccggtcaccagtcccttagccggattccggattctggtcgccggagtccgccacCGGCCACTGGTCACTAGAGTCCAgcaaggtctccaatgacttctttctctaagtgacaaagaaggagagggaaaaattgtcccaaaaataaataaaaatgaataaaaaaatacttaattgggtattagggaaataatctcttagagtgtttgggtaagtgaggttaattaaccccaaaattgggtaaatgataaTTTTCCCTATATAATAAGACCTAGTCTTTCCATTTTATTAACCAAAGACAAGCCTAGGGTGGGCACGGGTCGAGGCGGGTCAGTTTCCGGCCCAAACTGTTTCTGACCCTTTTTTTTTCGTTGGGCCTAAACGTAAACCGCCAATCGATTGACtcaattttttgagaaaatagcTCAATTTAATTCATTGTATATAAATAGAATCTTAAACAGATCAGTATATAGAAATAGTATAACCAAGTTCCATATACCCTATTAGGGTTTGAGAGAACGCCGCCCTGATGGGTGGACGTTTCTGCAATCTTCTCCATCTCCGATGGAGATCAATGTCGGCTCCTCCTTTGGTGTCGTATACCTCGAGTGCGGTGCCAATTGTCTCTTCTTTCCTTCCAGTTTGCTTTTCAAAGGCGTGGTTTTCGACTCCTCCTGCGGCGGCGGATTGCGATGTGTTCCCTCTGTCTCAGATCTCTACAACTTGGGTTTCCAGGCTGTGGTCGATTTGGGCATGTGGTCGGCGACCTTCTGGAAATCGAAGGTGTTGGATCGGATCTGGATCTGGGATCCAGGGACTATGAAGGCGTCTTGGAACCTTGGCCGTGCCTTCTCGGAATTTCTGGTAGTAAGGCTGTGGGAGGGGCTCGAGATGGGAAGGCTCACGCCTCAGCCTTCCGGCGGAGTACAGCTgtcgggttttttttttttttttttttcttctggtttCTGGTTCCCAGATCGGATCAGAGGGAGTTCGCGGCAGGAGACGGCGGTGTTGCAGTCCATGGGTGATGGTGACGCGACATTCTAGCTCAGAAGTGGGACGTGCAGGCTTGGAGCTCCAAGGGTGGAAAGACCTCGGATGGGGCTGTAAGATTGGTGGTCTGGGTGGTGGCGCTTGAAGTCATGTGGACGGAACCGGGACCTGTCTTTTTCGGCGTTGCAGATCTGGCAGGGTGGTCGAACGGCTGGCTGAAGCCAGGGTGCCCAGATCAGATTGAGTTGGGCTTGGGCATTTGTCAAGGTTGACCCGTTAGCCTTGATTTTGGATTcgggccggatttggatccgcatttgggatccgggtcgtattcaaatccggatcttggatccgagatAACTACTCATATTGATCTGGTATTTGTTCTGGTTCTTGGGAGTTAGTTTGCTAATattcgagtttttgacaccctcggttacctTCGAACTCCTGGTGAGTGAATCACCTCTTCTAGGTGTTCATACcaccggttacggttacggttactactacatttacactgctttcgtgacatatgcagtgcagcgatgtcgttcgacatcaagtcacatcctggTTACCTCTCATTcaagatgcgtttgtgcatcttattatcttttattgttttttctttgttctagatgcgtttgtgcatctcaTTATGCTTTATTGGtttctttcgatgcttttgTATCGCCTCATGTAACCTCGGTTATTACTTAATATTGTTTGTCGtccttccttaaaaaaaaaaaaaaaaaaaaaaaacagatcagTATACAATTCAACATCAAAACCTCAATTCAAGTATTTAACAAATCAACAAGCTATAAATTGAAATGAACAAGCCAATTCAAGTATTCAAAAAACTAgcaaaccctaaatcaaaatcgaaaccctaaattcccAAACAATTAGAAACCCCAAACTGAAAACTCTAAGAATGATAGAACGACAAATCATAAAAATTTTTGTGTTGAATCCAGAGGTAGAACGACAAATCCTAAAATTTATACCCGATCTTGAATCTTCGGTGGACTAGAAAGAGGGCCGAGTGACGGCGGAGAGGAGCCTGAGAGAGGGTGGAGAGGAGTTTGAGAGAAGGCAGAGTGGCATCAGAGGCTAAGATTCTCAGAGAGAgcgttagagagagagagtcaaggTCGAGAGGAGAGCAGTTGTGAAAATGAGATGAAAATTTTTGACTGAACTCGTTGCGTAGGTTTAGGGTTAGAGAGGAAATGAGATGATTATGTGTGGTAGGTTGCATTAAGACAGATTTCTCTACCAATCATATAGTGATAGCAcataaaaatttatatatatatatatatatatttatttatttatttaaaattcggCCGATTCGGTTTAGAACAGGTCGGTCTGACTATAAAAAACCGATCTCAAACCAGGTTTAATCGGTTTCagtccttttttcctttttacatCTTCTTTTCTTCAGTTCGGCTACCCGTCGGTTTTTTTATGGCAATTAGTTTTCACCCACCCCTAGACAAGCCTTTGATTTTATAAATCAAAATCGTTTTACCTTTATAGATGTGTTTGATTTTGGTTGAGTTGTTATATCAATAAAATGATAAACATATGAATTTGTAATAGCACAAGTGCACAACAGAAATATAGCGTACCTTTCTACAAAGTTACCATTTGGTGCTTGAATTCATGGGGAATTGATAGTTAAATTAAAAACTATTTAATTTTCCTGAACTAGCCTTAAGATCGTTATAGGCAAATAAGGATCTTTCCCACAATGTTGTTGTCCTTAGGATTTGGAACGTTTGAGGTAAGAAGAGTGCCTTGAGGCACTTTTGCAATGTAGCAGCAGTTTGGCAAACTTGCCTTTCCAAGTTGTCAAGAGACTTGTACCATGCTTCTGGATCTGCGCCTTGGTCTCTTGCATGAATGAACTAGTTATGCTATCTATCTCTTTAAGCATATCTTCTTAAGACTTAATTGAAATTTGTTTAGGCGGATTTTGTTGGTATGTTCGTATGTCTATTGCCTAGGCCCTTGTTGGGAAAACACATTCTCATTGTGttccatctcaaattcggatgaTCTTTCTAAGGTCATACTTCGGCTCTTGTTGCGCTATGTAATTCACATGCTCCTCTGAAAAAGAACTTActgaataaatttattttttttattttattttaaaaaatctAAAATGCAATGTCTTGTCATGTTACACATTTGATTCACAAAACTCGATACAAAATTACACATACTTAGTATGTAAAATATACATTTTAAAATAATAACTGGACTTTATAATCAGGCGACTGAATAAGCATTCTGGAAAAGCAGTCTGCACTAAACAATTTgccccaaaaagaagaaaagaaaaaaataaaaaagaagaaaaaaagaaaagaaaagaaaagaagcatAAACGGACCCTAGTCACGTTACGCAAGTACGCAACCCCCAAAATCAGAAATCGAGCGAAAGCCAGAAGAAACAAACCCTCGCACTCAGACTCTCTCAAGGAGGAGGCAATGGCCGATAACCGAGAAATCCTGCCGCCGCAGTACGACGTCAACGCCAAATGGGACGCCTGTATCGATCTCACCGTCCGTCGCTTCGTCTACTCTACCCTCGGCGGAGCCGTCGGCGGTCTTCTTCTCTTCAGTCAGTtctccctctcttttatgtccgCTTAGGTTTTCTACTGGTTTTGTTTGGCTTCTGTGGAAATTGTAGAtaatcatatatacatattcTCGAAGATTCCTGTGCCATTTGCTGACAATGCAATTTTTGTTTGGAAGAATAGAATAGATTTAGGTTGAAGGATTCGATAGGAAACACAATCCTCCTCTCTGAATCTCAAAACGAAAATCAAGCTATTGATATACTTTTAAATAATTCAATCTCTTACTGTTGAAATTTAGCATTACAACTAATCTAGTAGTCACTAAGTTAGAGAGTACATATGCCAATGGAAGTGTTGTTCATGTCTTTTTCTTCACTCTGGGGTTGCATTTATATTTTGTCTTCCTATCTTGGTTTGCATTTATATTTGTGTTCTTAAATCTTGGTTTGCATTATATTTTGTGTTGCTGTGTTTTTTAAAACTGGAGATTTGAGAATTACGTGTATGGGATTGTATTTAGTGTTTACTACATATGTCGCCTTTTAGTAAGCCTTCTTTAACTAAGCAACTTTTGATTATTGGCATAAGGTGTAGAACTCATATGGCCTTTCTTCTTACTTAGTTAAATGGTGGATTTTATTTCCTGGCGGGCTAACTAATACTAACTTGAAAAACATTGGCAGCTCTATGGGAAAGTAATCAGTCTAAAACTGTTAACACTTAACAATAAGATTGAATGAGATTTTTCGTAGAATATCTTTTGCTGGGAATTTAAAAGCCCTAGATGTTAGTAGCTAGTATTCTCAGCAAAATATGGTAGCATTGGTCATTGCTCCAAATATCCAGCCCCTTTGAACCTTTTAAtgtaaaaaaagaataaaatgacGGGCAACTGAGGATGCAGGTAAGCACCTTAACCTGACTTCTTATATCTTACACCCCTAATCTTTGtttctttgtaatttttggttttgcatGTTGTAATCAATGTATTGTGATATGCCTTATTTTGATGACACAGTGCATTGCCATTATTTGTATCCAAGCATGTATTTGCAATGCTTGCATTACAATTTCCTTTTACTTCTGAATCTGAGTATCTCTTTGGTTCATTCATTCATTGGTCCAGATCATTATGCGAAtgaaaattgatattttttaaCTATATATTTTTCACACTCTTGTATTGGTAAACATGTTGAGTTGCGAATAGCTTACCCATTGTCTTTCGCCTTTGCTTTTGAAACCACTGGATTGAACTAATTGATTCATAGTTGAGTTCTACACTTATGTTGAGTCTTCATCCTGTTACATGCCTGTCAACAAGACATTGTAGAATTTATTATCACTGGACAATCTGAATTCATGAGAAATGGACATTTTCGTGTATCTGATATTGGTATCTGACTTCATATGTCATAGTTTATAATCTATGATGGATAAAACAACTTTCTCATAGTTATTTTGTTTCCCCCTGTTTAGTGGACTGTTGAAGTCATTGAGGCTTTATGTTATATTTGATCTACTTTTTGTGCATAAGTATATGCTTTAAATTCTTGAATTAATATATTTTAATGTTTCACACTAGGGAGTCCTGTGACTCGCTGGGCTGCTGTAGCCTTTGGTGCTGGATTGGGCATTGGATCTGCATACACAGATTGTTCTCGTTTATTTGAGGGATCTCCTGCAACTGCAAAGTTGGCATCTCATAAGATTGTTGAGACTCCTGCTCCTCAGGTAAaagtgacattttttttttagtaagtCAATCTGTTTGAATTTTTGCTGATAATTCCCATTGTTTCCTAGCATAGGAAAATCATGTCTAGACTCTAGAGTCCAGCTTTTAGAAACATCTTGTATATCGGGTTTGATGATTTAGCTATTTTTAAGAATCCTATCGAATATCAGGGCTAATTAGAGTCATATGGGATTTTCTGGGGAAAGTTATTTGTTGCCGCTTGTGTTTATCCTTTCTTTAGGAAATTATCTATGTATACAATCCTATCAAAAAGTTAACCATGCAGTGGACCATTTTTTATTGGTAAGCAGGGGCTTGACAATTTGGTAGTAGTTGCTTTTGGTAAGGAGCAAGTTTTGGTAAGAAGCAAGTAGTTGGTTTCGCAGACTAAAAACATTAGTTGTGAAACGTCTGATCTCAGTTTAAGAATCTTTAACAAGAAATGAATGGCAAGTGGAAGGATAAGCACTTGTGTAGAAAAAACCTTTGTGATGGCTTAAAACTACAGTTTAAATTAGTGCGAACCTTGCTGTTTAATCGTTTGAACCAAATGTATCTGTTCCTAGGGGAAAgacttttaaatttttttactaCCTTTCTTCTCTGGGTCCAGTGCTTCTGCTAGTAATGGAGAACAGAGGTGTGCTTATGAATACGTCAAGAATGGATGAAATGATagagaaataaaaaagttaTCTTTAGTTATTTGGATTTGCTGGAGTCTACTAGCTAACTGTTGTGATTTCATGTGTCTTCTAGATATTTCATCAGGGTGCATGCTTTTTAAATTGGGTCATGATTTATCGTTCCTAAGCCATCTTCTGTGAGTCATTGTTGTTTAGACGTTTAGGATTCCTAGAATCATTAATATGGCCCATTTTGATGTTGATCAGTTTCTATAGCTTATATAGCTCTATAAAAGATCCTATATGTTCATTTGAAAATTAGAATGAAAGAGATTGATTGTGTTTTATTTCAATCAGTTACCCGTCGAATGATTAGCAAGAAGTCTTGGTGTGATTCCATTAAAGCTTCTGGTGTGATTCCAGATCTCGTattctttcttattttcttattttcccTTCTTTTCTAGATCTTTTACCATAGGCTACCCTTTGTTGTTCTACATCAGCTTGACAACAAGAGGTCACTCTTCCCTTCCCTTCATAATGTTTTGTAGTTAGTATGTGGAGACTCCTTTTTGCATAAGTTTTCCCCAACTCGACCTCTTCCCTATCCCTTGTTGCATAATGCTCTGTGGTGGTATAGCGCTCACCTATCCTTTGTCTTAGAAACTTAACTTCCCTTGTATCTTGAGTTTGTATCGTACTTTCTTGTATATCTTTTGTGGAACTTAGTTAAAGATCAGTGCCACCTGCACTTTCAGTCCATCACTAATTATCTGGAAGGCCAAGTACCTCTAAGGTATAATTTCTTGCTACGGTTGTTGATTGAAGGAAAGTGGATATGTGCGAGGTTCTTCATCTGAAATGGTCTTTTATTGCTGTGTGTGTCTCCACAGTGATGTATTCTGTGCAAAAGGGGCGACAAAAGAATATTGACACCCTCGTCCTTCAGTGTCCAGTGGTGTAGAGTTTATGGTATAAGCTTTTTAAGGTTACTTGGTTGAGTTGGGTTATGacatattctctttttttttttttttcctttttttggagAGCTTAGGGACCTTGTGTTAGCAACTGTCCGTGACAAATTTGTTTGAAACTGAGGAAAACATTATAGAATTGATAACAAGAGGTGTTTTAAAGCGTGGATTTTATCAGCTTAGGAGGCAAAGTGAGACATTTGCTAATGTTCAGGACAAGTTGTTGTAATAAAGTCAAGTTATTTGAATGAAATTCTTGTGTTTAGTTGTAAAGTAAATTGTAGTGACAGTTCATAAACTTTTTCACAGTTGCACTTTGGGAccctgtaaaaaaaaaaaaaagttcttaaGAGTCTACTCATTTTTCAGAATTTGGTAGGAATAGTCCAGGTCGGCGAATTTGTTACAGCTTCAGTCGATCCAGGGCAGTTTTAAACAATTCCACTCAGCATTTACCAGTCCTACCCACTCTGCAATTCCACTCATCGAGTAAACAAAATCCATAACTACTAAAGGGGACAGATTTCTTAGGTTAACAAAGTGCGCCTAGGGTTGAAACTGTTGAGATATAGGCTTTGAGATCAGGAAATTGACTAATTTAGGATGTTGGGGGGTAACTGCTGTATGGATTTGTTGAGATTGCCCCCAAACTAGACAGAAGTTGTAATGCAGTTGCTGTTTTAGAACATATACGATAAGAACTAAGATTTTTTCATGGCCAAGTGCAACTTGGGGAAAAGTTTACGGACGATTGCTACAATTGACTCTTTATACTGTAAGAGTTATTCAAGAATGTCATGAAAACTATGTATACCACAAATACATTTTGCTTCTTTTCTATCAATTAAGGATGGTCCAGTGAATTAAGTGCATGATTGTTGGGGTTTATAGTATTTGAAACTTTTCAGGTCTTCTGAGTTGATTTTAAGTTCATATTGTTGTGCACTCATATACATGAGAGGTCATTATGCAGCGTAAGTTATTAAATGTAGTTTTCTTGTTTTCAGGATGGACAGGATTGAGGTTATGCTAGTGAAGCTAACACACTTTTGGGATTTAAACCAGAGTGTTCcttttgagattgttggttgtttctTCGCCTGCAATGGATTTGAATATGTAGTAAAAGTACTGTTGTTGTTGGACAAAGATTCAACCTGATCTACTTTGAGACTTGATATATAAAATTATCACCTTTTGTCTTGTAACCCTGTCATTGAGTTGAACTTGGACTTGGAAAAAGAGGAAAACAAATAATTGCTTTTCTGTGACCTCAGAAATTTTGCATTTTAGCAAGAAGCTTGGTGATTAAGCAAAAGGTAACTTGCCAGAATTATGTTTGGCAGAGCCATTTGCACTGTCGTTTATATGCAATTTGAAATCGTTTATAAGCCATTTGCAATGGATACCATTTGCACTGTAGTTTATAAGCCATTTGCAATGTTTGGTTATATAACCTATTTGCAATGTGCTTTATATAGAAATGTTGTTCctgtttcttttcttcttttctttttctcccaaGTGGCCTGGAATCAACAAATTCTAGTTTCACTTGGGTTCTATTGGTAATTTTCGCTAGCAAACTATGTATACAGAAGTCTTGATTAATTGATCTCAAGGTATTAAAAACTGATTTTGATGCAGATGTTTGATATCAAAAGTTCAGTGTAAGAAAAAAGTTAGGAAATGTGAGAAAATGGTGAATGTTGATAGATATGTGTCATTAGAAACGTCATAGGGTTTAGGGTGTAAAACCTAATGATTTATTAGCGGATAAAGAAATATTCACAGAACGGACTTATATGTAAATGTCAACGGTTTGAAAATGTAGAAATATTGCAATAGCTACTGGTAGAACTTTACATCAATAATGGAGATAAGGAGGAAAAAAGCACAAGTATTTGGCGAGTGGATGAAAAGGGTGGACAACTAGTTCTTGTAGTCAAGAGCCTGATCATTTTATATTGACCAGTCTTTATCTAGTACCTCTCTGAACTTCTACTATACTCTTTTTGGTACTACTTTTCATTATCGCTCAAAGTTGAAGACTACCAGAGTTTCTAGTGCATGGACTTGAAGACCAAGTTTTAGACAAAGTCTCACCTAGGTTGTTGAAAATGGACTA encodes the following:
- the LOC133706544 gene encoding MICOS complex subunit MIC10-like encodes the protein MADNREILPPQYDVNAKWDACIDLTVRRFVYSTLGGAVGGLLLFRSPVTRWAAVAFGAGLGIGSAYTDCSRLFEGSPATAKLASHKIVETPAPQDGQD